The following DNA comes from Laspinema palackyanum D2c.
ACGTTTGGGGGAGTCGGTTAAGTATAAATATTTTCGGTCCAGGGTGAATCCCATGCCGTTGGGAATTTGGAGATGTTCTAGCACTTGGGTGAGAGTGCCGTCGGTGTTGAGGCGGTAGAGGGAACCGAGATGGTCGCCTTTTTCCATTGTGCCGCTAAACACTCGTCCGGCGGGGTCAACGATGCAATCATTGAAGCGGGTTTCTCGTTCGGCAGGGATTTCGGGGATAATGGGGGTGAGGGTGCCATCTTGCCAGCGGGCGATCGCCCCTTTTGCCATAAAAAACAGCAAGGAACCATCCTCATGAACCGCGATCGCCCCTACGGAGTCCCCCGCATAAATCTGTTCAGATGATGCCGTTGCCGGGTCATAGCGGAACACCCGTCCCGTGGGAATATCACTCCAATAGAGGCGTTTTTCCATCGGATGCCAAGTGGGAACCTCCGCATTGTGACAGTGATAATCAGCGATAATTTTCGGTGTTTTCATGAGTTCTCAAAAAAAAGGAGTATTGGTAAAAATCAGATTGAGCAGAGGGTCAACTATCTTTACCCAGGGTAGCGAATTGCGTTAAGATTGAACATCAGGGGGAGAAACACCGCAACCGAGACAAAGGGAGTCTGAGGTAGAGTAGGACTGGAAAGACGGTGCAATGGATAGAAGAAATGATATAAGTTGTGGGA
Coding sequences within:
- a CDS encoding SMP-30/gluconolactonase/LRE family protein yields the protein MKTPKIIADYHCHNAEVPTWHPMEKRLYWSDIPTGRVFRYDPATASSEQIYAGDSVGAIAVHEDGSLLFFMAKGAIARWQDGTLTPIIPEIPAERETRFNDCIVDPAGRVFSGTMEKGDHLGSLYRLNTDGTLTQVLEHLQIPNGMGFTLDRKYLYLTDSPKREIYRFEYDVSTGDISNRQVIITIPEGEGVPDGMTVDAEGYIWSARWDGHHLFRYSPDGTEVLRIPFPAKKVSALTFGGDDYTDIYATTAGGDNREEEGEGAGAVFHLNLGIRGMPEFLAKIAV